GGCAGAGGCCCGGGAGAATATCCTATGCTACCGCAATTTATTTTCCAATCACCAGAACATGGAAATCTTAAAGTCCTTTACAGAAACAGGCTGGATATTTACTCTATTGACAGCCTGATAAATTCAGAAAATTATCTGCCAACCTCTCATGCAATTCCTGAAGGCCCCGTATTTCTCCGTGCATCACAGGTAAATCCTAAAACCATAATCGGTATAGGATTATTCGAGAAAGGCATGTATGGGATAATTCATGAAGGAGAATATACTGGCTCATACATTGATTATCCGCTCAATGAGAAGTATAATAATATTGAGCCATATTTGTTAGCTATAGCATATCAAGGTTTTATAGTATGTCATCCGAGTGATGATAAATGTGTCAGGGCATTTAGCAATGGAGGTGTATTACAATTTCTTACAATAAGTAATGGAACTCCTATAATAACAAATCAAATAATTACCACTTTACCTGACATTGAAATCAGGACAATAGCTGGCGCTACTTCAGCCAGGGCAACTTCTGACACCCGGGGATACCGGGGGCTTGCAGGAACCTCCGGGTTTGTATATGCTATATATTCAGATTTAATACCAGATTCCCGGGAAACACATATAAGATCGATGTACGGTAAGCATCTCTTAGTTTTTGATTGGGAAGGGAACCCTCTAATTCATTTTACTCTAGATGAAGGTATTTCCAGTTTGTTCGTGGATCAAAACGATAAATATGCTTATGGTTCCACCTCTATGGGAGATATAGTAAGGATTCCTATATTCCTTAATTCTCGATTGAAACAGGAAGATATTGTAAATAAAGTCTGTCAATAAATTATAAAAGGAAACATTGGGTAAAACAGTTGAGATCGGGATGTTAGAATCAGTCCGGCAGGGAGACATGGTAATCCCTTTCGGGGAATTCCGCGACCGGTTCCCCTTCATCTCACTGGTCTACCTTAAAGATGGCTGCTTCCCTTGCTATCCAAGGTTTTAGAGTGGCAGATAAGGATTGATTCGCTTGATACAGGAGATAAGTTTAAAGTTCTCTATATAATCTTGGGAAGAAGTTATGATAGGTTTATATCCAGATCGAAAAGAAAAAGTACATTAGATTTCTATAAACGGTTCCATCTTTGAGAGCAAATGGTTGTTTATAGAAGATAGCCATTCACAATTATTTCAGGTCATTCACAAAAAAGTAATGCATTCTGCAAGAATGATTTGCTAAATGATACAATTAGTATTAACTTGAATTCAGAAGTCTTTTAATCCAGGATCAAGATTCTGAATCTATGCAGGATTCGGATATATATGACAATAACCCTGGGGTTAAAAGAAGAGGAAGCAACAATAGTTCAATTGCCATATGCTTCCTCTTCAGGCTCCCCTTCTAAAAGAAAGGAGGTGAATATGCCGGGAGACAGGAATAATTGAACGGGTACGTCCTGTTCGGGAACAATATAAAGATATTCAAGCCATTCAGTTTTTCAAGCTCCTGATTTTGTAAATTTAAAAGTAATGATCAAAAAATTAAACTGCAATTATGAAAAGGAAAATAATTATAGCAATAGCTTCAGGCCTGTTTATAGCAGCATCAATCCTCAATATTTAGTGTAAAATGAAACATTATCTGTGGATTATTTTATTATTGGCAGCGGGATGTAATACTGCTGAAGATCTTAATATCAAAATAGTTGATGAGTTCCTGGTTGAATTTTCAGTCACAGGAGAATATATCGGTTATGAACCTTTGCCTCTTTGCCCGGAAAGAATTCTGATAATTGATTCACTATTGATCCTGAAAAACGGGAATATGTGTAATGATGTTTTCTTTTATGTATATAATAAAATCAACGGAGATTATTTAAGTTCATTTGGGAACCGGGGCAGGGGACCAAATGAATATTTTGCTGTTCAAGAATCAGGGCAATATATTATAAAGTATAATGAATCAATCAGCTTATGGATTAGAGGTGACAGAAACAGGTTAGAGTTACTAAATATTACCAGTTCCTTGAAAAATAATGATATAGTAATCGATGAAAAAATTCCGGTTATTGGTCAGTATATTTTTCACCCCTCAGACCTTTTTGTTTTGACTTATGGAAATCTGATCGGCAAGGCATTGTCAGAAAAAGGCAGACTTTTTCATTTTGACATGGAAGCTAACCATTTTTCCAGGGTTGATTATTTTCCTGAGGTCAATATTCTGCCTTTCGACTCTGAAATGATCCCTAACCTATATATCGGACCGATAAGGATTAAGCCAGATAATTCAAAAATAGTTTCTGCTTTGCAGTTATTTAAGCAGATTGATGTTTTCTCAGTCAATGCAGATCACCTTTTTTCCATTCTGTTTAATGACAGTCCGCGAAACCCTCAGTTTTATACTAACCCGGCTAATCCGATACCTGGTGACCTGAAGCATTATTATTATGATATTTATTTAACCGATAAGTATATATATGCACTTAACCTAAATATATACGAAGACGATATAAATAAAGAAACAGATACAGGTTATTCAGAATTACACGTGTTTTCCTGGCAAGGGCATCCACTTGCCTGCTACAGGCTAAATCATGTTTTGTATTCTATTGCTGTAGATGAGGAAGAAGGTTGGTTATATGGGCTGCTTATCCCGACAGGCGAATATATTGAAAGTAATGTTGTCAGATTTAAACTATATGATTTAATACAAGATGAACAGTAAATTATTTCTGATAGTAGTCAGCGCTATCCTGCGAGACCCTGATACTGGGAAAAATTTTGACTTTTATGAAACCGAATGGTTTATCCAGGGCAATGCAGTAGTCTATCTGTTCAGCTTTTCTTCATCTGACAATAGGTTTTATAAAGATAAAAAACAAGAAATCCGGTTATTATTAGAAGATCTGCAGATAATCAACTGATTTCATATTTATTTGGAGATGGGGGCATGACACAGGTGGAGTGTATATTGCAGAGTATTCATATCAATTATAAAAATACCAGTAAACAAGTGGAATAAAGTAGAGGCTTACGAGCGTGCCCATTGCCATCCCTCCGATTACTGCAAGTGCGAGAGGTTCCTGAAGTTCAGATCCCATATCGCGGCTAATAAGCACCGGCGTAAGGGCGAGGATTGTCGTAAGGCTGGTCATCACTATTGGCTTAAGTCTCCGGGTACCGCCGGTATGCAAGGCTTCCATTAGAGGCATGCCGGCTGCCCTGAGGTGGTTTATGGTATCAATTTTCAATATGGAATCATTGATAACAATACCGGCCATAACCACGATTCCGATCATAGACATGATATTGATACCGGCTCCTGCAATATAGAGTGCAAGGAACACACCTGCCAGGTTCATCGGTATTTCAAGCATCACGATAAGCGGCTGGAGCAATGATTCGAACTGGGCTGCAAGTATGAAATACAGCAGCAAAAGGGAAATAAGAATCACGAGCATCATTTCACGTATCAGTATCCTGGTCTCAAACCAGCTACCTGCGAAGCTAACGTCGAGTGTTTCATCCTGCCTTACAATCTGTTCGACTCCACCGACAAGTCCTCCAGGCCTGCTACCGGGATTATTGAACACTACCGGTATATATTCCCCTTCTCTTCCCGCAGTTATGGTGCTGTATCCGGTCTCTTTCCAGGTATCGACCAGGGCGGAGACCGGGATGTTCACCCCTTCGGAATTTCTAACCTGCAGTGTGCCGATGATCTCTTCTATGACCTTCTCTTCTTCTCCCAGAACAATGGGTACAAGTGTCTGCTCTGCCCTGAGCCTGCCTATTTCGTACTGGTCGAGTGCTGTTCGTATCTGTGAGTACAGGAAATTCTGGTTTACCTTATATAGCAGCAGCCTGTCCGGACGTATTCCCAGTACCAGGTTCTCTCCAACGGGTAAAGGTTGTATTTCTGCATCTGTATATCTGGCGGTTATTCTCCCTGTTATTCCGGTAACTTTTTCCACATCAGGAACTCTTTGTCCCCTGATGCTTGTTATCCTGGCTACCATCGGGGGCTGCTGTGATTCAAATATACGGTCGAACACGTTTGCAGGTGGTTCAAAGCTTACCCTGGCCAGGGGATAGTTTCCGGCAACAAGCGATTGCAATCTTTCAACCAGCGATGAGAGTGATTCCGGGTCGGGGGACCTCAGGTAAACGTGTGCATGTGAAATGTCGAGATCCATATCCCTGTTTAACAGGAATTGCTGCCTGCCTGTGTAGGCTCCGGATTCGACTATCAGTCCGTTGCAGCTACCGGTAAGAAATAATACCCTTGTATTGTTCTCATCGAGGTGTATGTTTTCATTCCAGTCGATAACCATGACAGTTTCGGTTTGCCTGAGCGGCGGCATTTTTTGAAGTGGCAGGAGCAGATACAGTGCGCCTGCAATGATCAGCAACAATACAAAGCCACCCATAGCCAGACGGCGGTATTTAAAAACGAGATCGAAACCACGGTTGTAGGCATTCTCAAGCCTGAACACCTGTAGCGACCGCAGGTGCTTCTTATCATTCTTGCGCCTTGTTTTGAGGTGGACAAGATGATAGAGGGTTGGGATAAGTGTTACTGATACCACGAGTGATGCAAATAATCCCGATGCCACTGCAATGGCCTGATCATAGAAGAGAGCTCCGGCAATGCCGCTGAGGAAAATAAGGGGGATAAATACCGCACAAGTGGTCAGTACAGATGATATAAGCGGCCTTATCACCTCATTGGTGCCCCTGATACATGCTTCGTGCAGAGGATGGCCCCTTTCGATATGCTGGGTAATATTGTCAATTACGATAATCGAGTTGTCGATCATCATACCCACACCAAGGATAAGTCCGGAAAGTGAGATGATATTGAGCGACAGTCCCGTGAGATTGAAGAAGAGCAGGCTTATTATCAGTGCTGTCGGCACGCTCATGGCTATCAGGAAGGGAGACCGTACATCTTTGAGGAACAGGAACATGATGAGGATGGCGAGGCTGCCGCCAAGGATCAGGTTATTTCTAAGGCTTCTGATAGTATAGTTCAGAATGCCGGTCTGGTCTCTTGACAATTCAAAACGAATTTGCGGGTAATCTTCTTCAAAACTGGCTGTAAGATCTGTCATAGCCTCTTTCATGTCGTTCATGCGGGCTTCGGACTGTTTTATAACTGCCATACTCACTGCAGGTTTGTCATTATACCGGAAGAGCCCCCCGGGCTCCCGCGGGCGTAGCCTGACCGTTGCCAGTTCCTGCAGCCTGAACAACCTGTTGCCTGCCATGATCATTATGTTCCCTACATCTTCTACTGTGTGGAGTGTTGATGTAAATCGCACATTGTACTGGTATATCCCGTCACGTACCATAAGACTTCCCAGGGTGACGTTATTCTGCTCCATAGCCAGCCTTATATCTTCGTGTGTCAGGCCCAGTCCCCTCATGACCCCCTGGTCGGGTATCACCGATACCTCCGGGTACACGAGTCCGCTAACATCGACCATTGCAACTTCAGGAAGCTGCTCTATACGCTTTCGAATGACCCAATCGGCAAATTCGCTTAACTCCAGGAACCGGTTCAGATCATCTCCGGTTACGGGGCTGTCAATAAAAAGGTTGAGATAGAAAACAGGAATATCAGATGCACTTGCCTTTATTACCCTTGGCCTTTCAAAATCAGCCGGCAGGTTACCCATAATTGCATCGATTTTCTCGTTTACCTCGATGTAGAGGTAATCCATGTTCGAACCGTGAGTGAACCTGAGGCGTACAAGTGCGTTACCATCACGCGTCTCGCTCCCGATATCAGTGAGTCTGCCCACCTGCAGCAACTGTTGTCTGAGGGGGCTTACTACAGTATTCTCCAGTTCCCTGGCCGATGTATTTGGATGGGATACCTGCACCGTTATTTCGGGTATCTGGATATCAGGCAAAAGAGACACAGGAAGCAGTCCCCCGCTCACCAAACCCAGCAATACAAGCGCCAGGAAGGTCATAATAACGGCAACAGGCCTGTTTATAAGGAATTTTACCATTTCTCAAAGCATTTTATAAGCCTCTTCATAATCTGCTATATTTATACATCAGCCACATCACAGAGATGGTCCGGTCACATTTTTAGCTGGTAGCGGACTATTTATTGGTTTGACATCTCTAATCAGCAACGGAAGAAATATTACAAGCATAACCACCGAAAAAGCCAGTCCCCCGATAGTCCCCGCCGCAAGCGCGAACCAGAACGATTCCGTACGCCCGGTCATCAGAAAGGGGGTTAGTCCCAGTACGGTCGATATGACCGTGAGCAGAACAGGGATGATCTTGGCATTGTAGGCCTTAATGTACATATTTATGCCTGTTAGTCCCGGATTGCTTTTTCGCAGGTTATTGAGATCATTCAATATATAAAGGGCCGAATTGACAACTATACCGCTAAGGAAGAGGAAAGCTGCATAACCGCCCTGGTCGAAGTTGAAGTTGAAAAGGTAGAATGTAAGAAACACCCCGATGTAGGAGAGGGGTAGCATCAGTATTACGGCAAGCGGCTGCAGCAACGATTCCAGCAAAATGGCGCATATGAAGAATATTATCAATATCACCAGCAGTATCAGGCTGTATTGCCTTTGTTCACCAAATCTCCAGACAAACCCTTCCATAGGGTCAAACGCCCTGAAACCAAGTGGCAGCCACTCATTTGCCTCCTCAATTTCACGGTCTCTGACCATCCTTGCCAGCTCTTGCGGACCAATAAAATCGTACATCAGGGTTAAGAAATACTGTTGATTGAGCTTTGATATAGCATCGGGAGCCCTGGTGCGTGATATCCCGGCAACTTCGTTTAATTTGAATGCCCTGCCGCTTCTTCCGCCGATCATGGTATTCTTCACATCCCACAGGCCAAGTTCATCTGCGCTGCCTGACCTTAATCTCATTGGCACGTACTCGCCGCCGGACATTTCCCCGAAAGGGCCCGAATCATGTATAAATAGGCTTGTGAGATATGAATAAACGCCCGGTATTGAATACCCCAGTCTCGTAAGGGCTTCTTTGTCGAAGTCCATATAATATTCCGTTCTCAGGTCAAGCTGCCATATATTGCGGCTGGATTGAAGGTGAACGCGCTGTATGCGGGGGTGATTTTCAAGCTTCCCGGCTACCCTGCCGGCATATGACATCAGCATCTCATAATTATAGCCGGTAAGCCTTATTCCGGGACTTGACCGGTCAAATAACCGGTTAGAGAAACCCTGTCCGACACCATAAACCGTGAAATCGGCTCCCCCTGAATAGATTGCCTTCTGTTCCAGAAGGCTTTTAAGCCGGAACGG
This portion of the Marinilabiliales bacterium genome encodes:
- a CDS encoding efflux RND transporter permease subunit, with amino-acid sequence MVKFLINRPVAVIMTFLALVLLGLVSGGLLPVSLLPDIQIPEITVQVSHPNTSARELENTVVSPLRQQLLQVGRLTDIGSETRDGNALVRLRFTHGSNMDYLYIEVNEKIDAIMGNLPADFERPRVIKASASDIPVFYLNLFIDSPVTGDDLNRFLELSEFADWVIRKRIEQLPEVAMVDVSGLVYPEVSVIPDQGVMRGLGLTHEDIRLAMEQNNVTLGSLMVRDGIYQYNVRFTSTLHTVEDVGNIMIMAGNRLFRLQELATVRLRPREPGGLFRYNDKPAVSMAVIKQSEARMNDMKEAMTDLTASFEEDYPQIRFELSRDQTGILNYTIRSLRNNLILGGSLAILIMFLFLKDVRSPFLIAMSVPTALIISLLFFNLTGLSLNIISLSGLILGVGMMIDNSIIVIDNITQHIERGHPLHEACIRGTNEVIRPLISSVLTTCAVFIPLIFLSGIAGALFYDQAIAVASGLFASLVVSVTLIPTLYHLVHLKTRRKNDKKHLRSLQVFRLENAYNRGFDLVFKYRRLAMGGFVLLLIIAGALYLLLPLQKMPPLRQTETVMVIDWNENIHLDENNTRVLFLTGSCNGLIVESGAYTGRQQFLLNRDMDLDISHAHVYLRSPDPESLSSLVERLQSLVAGNYPLARVSFEPPANVFDRIFESQQPPMVARITSIRGQRVPDVEKVTGITGRITARYTDAEIQPLPVGENLVLGIRPDRLLLYKVNQNFLYSQIRTALDQYEIGRLRAEQTLVPIVLGEEEKVIEEIIGTLQVRNSEGVNIPVSALVDTWKETGYSTITAGREGEYIPVVFNNPGSRPGGLVGGVEQIVRQDETLDVSFAGSWFETRILIREMMLVILISLLLLYFILAAQFESLLQPLIVMLEIPMNLAGVFLALYIAGAGINIMSMIGIVVMAGIVINDSILKIDTINHLRAAGMPLMEALHTGGTRRLKPIVMTSLTTILALTPVLISRDMGSELQEPLALAVIGGMAMGTLVSLYFIPLVYWYFYN